Part of the Faecalibacterium duncaniae genome, CGTAATCCAGCCGCATCAGGTTGGGGTAGATGACCCGCAGGCGGGCCAGTGCCTCGGGGATGTCCTGCTCATCGGTCAGGGTGATGTGCAGGTAGTCGTCCACGGTAGTGCCCTCGTAATTGCGGCGGTCGGTCAGCTCCATGTAGCTGCCGCGCAGCTCCCGAAGATCGTGCCGGGGCACCAGCGGTTCGGCGGCAATGGTCACGCTGCCCTTTTCGCCCAGCTCCACAAAGGTTACGCTCTTGTGCTGGTTGGCCTCCGAGAAGGAATACTTCAGCGGCGTTCCGCAGTAGCGCAGGGTATCCCGGCCCACCTTCTGGGGGCTGTGCAGATGCCCCAGCGCCACATAGTCGAACTTGTCGAACAGGGCGGCATCCACCCAGTCGATGCCGCCCACGCTGGGCTCCTCGCTCTCGCAGGAGGCAGCTCCTGCCACGAACTGGTGTGCCACCAGCACACTGCGGCGGGCCGGGTCAGGCGAACAGTGATCCAGCACACAGGCAAGGGCATCGTTGTAGCTTTCAATGGGCGCGTCCGGCCAGATGTGCCGCACCATGGCGGGCTTCAAAAAGGGCAGTAAGTACAGATCGACCGGGCCGTGTGCGTCGGTGAGGGTGATGGGCTCCGGCGGGCCGGAAAACACCGGCGAGACGTAGACCCTGCTTTCAGCCAGCAGGGCAGAGCCAAAGGCCACCCGGTCGGCGGAATCGTGGTTGCCCGAGATGGCGAACACCGGCAGTTCCCGGTGGGAAAGCTCGGTGAGGAACCAGTCCAGCAGACGGACCGCCTCGGCAGGCGGCACGGGTTTGTCGTACAGGTCACCGGCCAGCAGCACGGCATCCACGGGGTGGGAATCGAGCAGGGATAAGATCTGCTCTAAAATATAGCGCTGGTCGTCCAGCATGGAGAACTCGCAGACCCGTTTGCCCAGGTGCAGGTCGGAGAGGTGGAGAAAACGCATGGGGAAGCCCCCTTTCTAAAAGGATGGCTCTATTATACCACGGAATGTTCTCTTTTGCGTGCCAAAAGAGAACCAGAAAAGCACCCGCTACTTTCGAAGCGCGGGAGGCACGAACTAGGGGCTGCTCGCCCCTAGTAACCCCAAAGCAGAGGGCTCCGAACAAAAATGCTGGAGATTCCCGCCTGTCGGCGTGAAGATCTCTTAACCGCATTTTTGCCCGGAGCCGATTGAAATTTTTAACTAGCGGGGAACAGCTTCTCCCAGGTGGCCTTACCCACGGCACCGTCAGCGTTCAGGCCGTTGCGGCGCTGGAACCGCTGAACAGCGGCGGCAGTCCGGGAGCCGAACTTTCCGTCCGTGCCGATCTTCTCCCCCAGCGTGTTGAGCTTCTGCTGGATGAGCCGGATGGTGCCGCCGGACATGCCGGTGCGCATCACGATGCCGGGATAGGGCACCGCCAGCCCGTGCTTTGCGGTGTACTTTGCGTAGAGGACATTCCAGGTATTGGCCCCGACTTTGCCGTCCATGTTCATATTGTTCCGGAGCTGGAATTCTTTCACGGCGTTTTCGCTCTTGGTGCCAAAGCGGCCGTCTGTGGTCAATGCGGGGTAATAGCTGCACTGGTCACGCACGCCGTT contains:
- a CDS encoding exonuclease SbcCD subunit D gives rise to the protein MRFLHLSDLHLGKRVCEFSMLDDQRYILEQILSLLDSHPVDAVLLAGDLYDKPVPPAEAVRLLDWFLTELSHRELPVFAISGNHDSADRVAFGSALLAESRVYVSPVFSGPPEPITLTDAHGPVDLYLLPFLKPAMVRHIWPDAPIESYNDALACVLDHCSPDPARRSVLVAHQFVAGAASCESEEPSVGGIDWVDAALFDKFDYVALGHLHSPQKVGRDTLRYCGTPLKYSFSEANQHKSVTFVELGEKGSVTIAAEPLVPRHDLRELRGSYMELTDRRNYEGTTVDDYLHITLTDEQDIPEALARLRVIYPNLMRLDYDNRRTQTRQELDAPAKAEQKTPLEHFADFYQLQNNQPLTHEQAAFCQQLIESIWKEEDA
- a CDS encoding peptidoglycan-binding domain-containing protein, whose amino-acid sequence is MAIPAYYSLIQKGSYGPDEALVQTWLNGVRDQCSYYPALTTDGRFGTKSENAVKEFQLRNNMNMDGKVGANTWNVLYAKYTAKHGLAVPYPGIVMRTGMSGGTIRLIQQKLNTLGEKIGTDGKFGSRTAAAVQRFQRRNGLNADGAVGKATWEKLFPAS